One part of the Numenius arquata chromosome 24, bNumArq3.hap1.1, whole genome shotgun sequence genome encodes these proteins:
- the OPTC gene encoding opticin, translating into MRTLAWLGIASLCLRAAWAVPAKEERRKAEKPKADLALYENLDLDNYDLTLDNYGEILDLSNYEELYDYGDLAPKIEVGTLAPRPKDPAALPNQGATAEPPKLQPPTTSGPIHPAPVPTQALPSCLLCLCIGTSVYCDDANLEHIPLLPPETTYLYARFNRIGTIRASDFMGLKKLKRIDLTSNFISWADVDAFRLLPSLQELILPENRLTALPELPRSIIRLDARLNRIPSTGLQPEAFRELKQLQFLHLSDNQLDYIPAPLPQSLRSLHLQNNNIQTMHEDTFCDSQDHSQIRRALEDIRLDGNPINLSLFPNAYFCLPRLPTGRFF; encoded by the exons ggcagagaagcCGAAAGCTGACCTTGCACTCTATGAAAACCTGGACCTGGACAACTACGACCTGACATTGGACAACTATGGCGAGATCCTGGACCTGAGCAACTACGAGGAGCTCTACGACTACGGTGACCTTGCTCCGAAG ATCGAGGTTGGCACCCTGGCTCCTCGCCCCAAGGACCCGGCGGCTCTCCCAAACCAGGGTGCCACGGCTGAACCCCCAAAGCTGCAGCCTCCGACCACCTCCGGCCCCATCCACCCAGCACCCGTCCCCACGCAGG ccctgcccagctgcctgctctgcctgtgcaTCGGCACCTCTGTCTACTGCGACGATGCCAACCTGGAGCACATCCCACTGCTGCCGCCGGAGACCACCTACCTCTACGCCCGCTTCAACCGCATCGGCACCATCCGGGCCAGCGATTTCATGGGGCTGA aGAAGCTGAAGCGAATAGACCTGACCAGCAATTTCATCTCCTGGGCGGACGTAGATGCCTTCcgcctgctccccagcctgcaggaGCTCATCCTGCCCGAGAACAGGCTGACGGCACTGCCCGAGCTGCCCCGCAGCATCATCCGGCTGGATGCCCGTCTCAACAggatccccagcaccggcctccagccTGAAGCTTTCcgg gaGCTGAAGCAGCTGCAGTTTCTCCACCTGTCCGATAACCAGTTGGACTATATCCCGGCGCCTCTGCCCCAGAGCCTGCGCTCCCTGCACCTCCAG AACAACAACATCCAGACCATGCATGAGGACACGTTCTGTGACAGCCAAGACCACAGCCAGATCCGCAGGGCGCTGGAGGACATCCGCCTCGACGGCAACCCCATCAACCTCAGCCTCTTCCCCAACGCCTATTTCTGCCTGCCCCGCCTGCCCACGGGTCGATTCTTCTGA